The sequence AACTAATCTGTCCTCCCAAAGTCAAACTCACCCCTGAAAttagggaggggaaaaaaatcacagtttaagcaaacaacaacaacaaaaggtcCCCCAGTACAATATAAACTACATTTAAACTGGTCACATTATATAAAAAGTGtgcatttaatcttcaaaatagtCAAGCCTCTAATCAGGTTAGGTTTTCCATAGTTTTAAGCAGGACTTTGTGGTTTTAGTGAAGAAGTCATGGTACAATTGAAATCACTGTAAGAAATaagtaacttttaaaacaaacacagacacacacactcctctTAAGAGTAATATATACACAACACAGCAGCTACATGGGTGTTCAGGCAAAGGGTGCATGAACGACAAGCCCTCTGCTCCCTGCCTGATGAGAAAGTCCCCAGAAAGGATTCAGCAGCAGAAAGTCTACAGCACATACGTGGATGGCATCGTCCCTGAAAACACACAGTTAGGTGGACTGACCTACAGGAGACACTGGAGCCTAGACATGTGGGAAAGGGCTCAGTTACAGTACATTCTACTGCATACACTTGAAATATTACAGTGTGTTTTTTCTCCAGACTACTATAAATAATTTTTCGtgctttctgaaaaaaataaaaactgaaattttatttcagtctGTGATGAAGGTGAACCCATCTTATAAAGCAGAGCTTATTTACATTCTGcaggattttggtgtggatggACAGAAGGCTTATCTGGTTAGTAAGCCTCCATTCCTCCAACCTACAGAAGGCAACTCTCCTGCAGCTCTAAGCAGGGATTTCTAGAAAAGACTAGGTGTACAAAACATCCAAGCTGTGCCTCCCCCCACAGGTGGGGAAGTCCCCTGATTTGGTTGGACACAGATGAATGTCTGTGTTTGACTGAGCCCAGAAACAGTTCAATTGATAGGAGCTGGAACCACCAAGAAAACACTCCTGACCTGGGCAACACTGTCTTCCAGAtaaatacttttgttttaaaaaatccaaatggTTTTACAACCCATGACTTCTTTCCAACTCAAAGCTGTAGTTTACTCACAATGCAAATTCTAAACACATAGACTGCTGTATGTACAGATTTGTTGAacccacaaataaaaaatatcctacaaaaaaaaaaaaaaagacagtgagtTGAAGCCTCATCATTGTCTAAGTCACACCAGCTGGGCTTGCCTTGGAGACCTGCCCCTGCTCAGTTCCGCTCCTGTTCTTTTGGCCCTGGGTGGCCCCTACTCGTCCTCTGTGGCGGATGTCAGCATCCCCTTGTCGATCAGATGAGACCGCAGCGTGTTGAAGATATGGAGCTGCTGATCTGGCCGTAAGGTCAGGAACTGCTGAATCAGTTTGCTTGGGTTAGGGCCTCTGGAACAGAATGTGAAGAAACAGCACTGAGCTGGGCCCCGGAAGCTTCCAGGGCCTGATTATCCGAGTGACTGCTCTGATCTCTGGATCAGAGTTATCTATTAACAGATGGCAGGAGAAGGCCTCAGAAAATCCGTAAGCAGCAACAACTGAAAATTGTATTATTTGGGATGCTTTTCACTGGAACTGAGATGCTGCTAAAATTCTAGAATTGCACCATACTTAAAAATCCACCAACTTGGTTCAGATATAAAGGTACTATACCTGATAAAACTGGCGATGTATACATTGACAAAGGTGGCCATCAGATACTGGCAGTCAAAGCGATCCATGATACCTCCATGGCCAGGAATGGTATTGGCAAAGTCCTGTTAGAGGCAGGGGAAAGACGGGTGAACTTGGGCTCAGCCACTGATCAATCCCAACCTAATGGTCCCACCCCAATGTCTGGCTTctgtcctgagtagctgagggCAACAGAAGGTGAGAAGTATTAAATCTACTGGTGAGGCTATATTAGGACACAATTTTATTGCATTACAAAATgttcttatttcatttacttaataaagacaggagtcttgctatgttgctcaggctagtttcgaactcctagcctcaagtgatcctcccggcttggcctcttaaaatgctggggttacagacatgagccactgcctggcccaaAATGTTCTTTTGAAGAAAGCTATTATtaacaaataaactgaaaaacaacGATTGCATTTTCCTGAGAATAAAGTATTGTTATTAATTAACTCACCTAAATTCAGTGCATGGGTCAAGATCACACATTAAATGCCAGGGTGTATAGCCCAGTGTTTtggagggagcagggaagggggaGAAAGGCAGAAGATGGGTGAGGAGGGAGTGAGATGAGAGGAACACAAGAGGGTTTTCCTACTTTGATTTTAAAGGCTCGTTTGAATCCACTTGCGAAGAATCCTCCAAAGGGGCCAATGAGCGAGGCAAAGGTGGAGAGGGCGATGCTGTGAATCTGGAAGGGGTACATCCGGACCGTTTTCTGAAAAGAGTAAATGAAGTAAAAGTTAAGGTGCGTACGTGCCCAGTGTTACGGTCTGAGTTGtcaactcatgttgaaatttgaccccCATTGTAGCCTCACTGGGAGGTGatgcctagtgggaggtgtttgggtctcaGAGGCAAATCTctcataaatggcttggtgcCTTTCTCCTGGTAGTGGGTTCTCTCTGTCAAAAGACGAGATGAGCACTGGCAAATGGGTTGTTATGAAGTGATGAAGCCCCTGGTTTTCCTCTTTGCATGTATCTGCTTCCACCTTTGACCTTCTCCGCCATGTTACAATGCAGCACAAAAAGCCCTCACCAGAGGCCAGGCAGCAGCCAATGCCACACTTCTCgcacttcccagcctgcagaaacaagctaagtaaacctcttttctttacaaattacccagccccAAGTGTTCTATCAACACTACATTGTTATAATATacctataatatatataatgtataaatatataataatgctATAACAACAGACAGACCAAGACATCCAACCTCATAACTCTTTATGAAACTAATTGCATATATGTAggtttttaaatcaataaaaggAGTGAATTTTTCCCGTTTTTGTAAATTTCTAATATCGAAGTTAatggaaaacattaaaacattctgcattcaatctgttgcaaCATGCTGTTTTAGTggaagtatataaagaaaatccaGCCTTACACAGATACATAGTTGAAAAGAGTATTTTAGTCATAGTCTCAGATGGTTTTGGGTATTCTCTGACACTACACCAGAGCTTGACAAGCAGTCATTTCTTGAATATTAGGTGTGATATGGAATCCGAATTCTATCAATGTACTTTGTTCTCTCttacattaaaatccattggtCTATCTTATACTTGAATGTATCTTTTACCCATGTATGACTATATAGCACCGTGTATCAGccattttgaaaataatggtTCACTGAGTTATGTAAATCTTCCAAATGTAGACACATTTCATTATACAGTGtcaaatatgtttgtttttctcatgtgatcaacacacacacacacacacacacacacacacacacacacacattaagaATCATCACAGACCTCATCAGAAAAGGCTTTAAGTATTAGGAAGTTGTCAAGTTCACACTGGCAGgttaagttttccaaaattctaatgtTCATTTGAAAGCCAAATTTTATCCTTGGTAACAATTACTgtcagtcatttttctttttttcttttttttatttttcttgagacagtctcactctgttgcccagtctggagtgcagtggtgcgatctcggctcactgcatcctccgcctcctgggttcaagcaactcaacctcccgagtagctgggactacaggcacacgccaccacgcccagctaattttttgtatttttagtagagacagggtttcgccatgttacccaggctggtctggaactcctgacctcaagagatccacctgcctcagccttccaaagtgctgggatttcaggtgtgagccaccatgcctagctcagtcattttctttaaagtgataggctcacttcatttcttttcaagaaaaatgtctgccaaatacccaagtctgaaaaattataatttgttgGTTCTTTCCAagtaaaatttactttcttttctagaaaaaagCAGCTAATTCAGTTCACAAGTCAAACAACTGCACACCTGCTTTCCCTTTAGGCAAGCAGAAATGTTTTACATACTTTCCATTTCAGTAGAGTATTAAAAAGGTGTGTATACAAAGGTCAAGATTTAACAAAATTAGTAACTTTACTATTTCATAGACATTCATTAGAAGAACTGGCCTGTTGTACTGTGAGTGTGTGGCATTAGGAACCCACTGCCTTAACTCACGTGAAGGCATCAGCAGTTTTAACCACTGTTGCTTTTGCGCCGTATCACAGCAAATGTCAACacaatgaaaaaggcaaataatgtcaCAGTCTAATTATAAAAGAGTTGTGACCTCACAGACCCCCCACACTACCCCTGCAACTAAAAGGATCCCACAGCCTTCCAGGGATCCACAgagcacactttgagaaccactggtctaaacGATCTGACGTTGGGGGAAACATCTTCTGCCCATACCCTGACCTGGCGTGAGCAATTCTCCCTCATCCTGGGGCTTACAGCTTTGGGAAGGAGGAAGCTAGCTTTTTTTGGAAGGCAGGTGGTGCAGGGGGATTTCTCTTTGTAGCCACTGTCCACAGAGGCCGCTAACCCCCTGTGAGTGGCACATACCCAGCCAATGACTGACTGGATCACCCCAGGAATGTTGTACTCCTGCAGGCGAAACAGGTCCGAGGGCTCACAGTCCACAGTGAAGCTGTTGGTGTCGTTGTTGTACTCCACAGGGCAGACGAAGCATCTGTACCCGGACATCACATAGGACAGCTGAGAAGGAATAACAGAGAGACTGGCAAGGAGGTAAGTTCCAGCCATCCAGCCTAGACACGGGCACCTGGTTTGGCCATGTTCCTCAGGGTGCCCAGTACCCTGCTAACTGCAAGCTATGTGCTCAGTGGTTCATGTTTTACCATACATAttttacctcaatttaaaaaaaaagaggctcaTGACCCATCAAGGTTACACATAGGCACCCAAACACCCAGGCCCCGAAAGAATCTGGGAAAACCTGAAGGGACTGGGTCAAAAAACTATAGGAAGACTCTCCCCATTTGGGGAGCTAGGACCACTTTCCTCGGAATCTCTGAACTCAGTGATAACTGGACAGAGGCCGTGGGGAAGGGGCACAGTGAGAGTCAGACCTCAGGAGGAACAAGGCTGGAAAGCAACAAAGCTGGGCAGGGAGCATGAGGGGCAGTCAGACAGCGCTGAAGAAGGAGGACTGGCCCAGGGGTCAGAAGCACCCACCTCTGGGCAAGGCACATGTAGGAGAAAAGCTGTGTATCTCATCTTCCCTTGGGTGCCCTCACCCTGACCTTGGAACATCAAATGCTTGACAAGAAGGCTACCTGCTGATGTCACCATGCCTGGGCGTGAGAGGGCACAGAAGGTGCTCTCCAACTGCTAGCACCCTGCCTGAAAGCTGGTGGATGGCTGGCATGGCCAGTGGCCCTCTTCAGGGCAAGGTTGCCATTCAGCAGGACAGAGTCCTGGTCTCCAAAGACACTCTCTAGCTCTGGACAGGCCTTGAAAGGTGGTGTGAGACCTCTGTCCACCCAATCCCTCACACAGCTAGAAGCCACCACCTACCAGAAGGCCAAACACCACAGTAGCAAAGAAGCCCCCAATGAAGCCTTCCCAGGTCTTCTTCGGGGACAGCTGTGGACAGAGAGCAAGTTCTTAGCAAAGGATGTTTTGGTAACTACAGTTTTGGGAACAATAAGTACTTGTTAAAAACCTTTCTTTCATAAAACCCCATTCTCTTAACCATATCACCTTCCAAAGCTCCCCCAAATATGGTTTCCTTGTTCCCTACCTTATACCCTCCCTTTGGTTCCCTTTCTGTTTCAGTCATTCGAATAGTTTTATATTAGAAAACTATATACTAATTAAATGACTACACTCAAATCCAGATCGAAGTCCCAAAAAATGTGTCCCAAAAAGAAGATTATATaaatctgtaaaaatattttcctttcttcttttttcaagacATGATCTTGCcctgtcagtcaggctggagtgtagtggcactatcacagctccctgaagcctcaacctcctgggctcaagagatcctcccatctcaacctcccaaggagctgggactacaggtgcatgccaccaccatgcccaactaatttttaaatattttagtaaagacacggcctatgttccccaggctggttttgaacaacctggcctcaagcaatcctcctacctcagcatcccaaagtgccaggattacaggcatgagccaccatgcccagcctatttcctttattatcttttttttttttttaatcagttgtCAGTGTTTTCCTTTGGCCTTTCTCCAGGATGACATGAAGACATGGTCACAATACAACACAGGAAGATTTCTTCTGTCTGCCAGGCTGATCTACTCACATTGAGAGCACCACCCTCCCGCTCACAGTGGTATTTCACATTAGGGTAATCCATTTACCTTGATAAGTGGGGTCCGACCAAAGAAAAAGCCAAACATATAGGCCATGATGTCATTACAGATCACACAAGATATGGGGACAATGAACCTAAAAATGAACCAAAGTAAGGATCAACTCAACCAAGGTGACAGTGCCTCAAGAGTACACAAAACAGTGCCATTCTTAAATTCCAGTACCAAAATCACCCATAAAATTCTGATAACCCACTAAGGAGtaagttaaaaacataaaaataccaaaaaagtcaTACCTAGCACCTGACACAAAGTACACATTCAAGTGTTTACTGAATGACTACTGAATAAGTGGAGATTGCAAACTAAAAGGTCATCTGTCCTTATGataaagaaatatacataaacaatgatagaaatttaattttaaaaggaacaaaaagttttccttctttcccccaTCCCTATCTCCATTCCCAAAAATAACCACTTCTAAtcgtttctcatttttattttcctagtgGTTACCTCCCCGATTCTAAATAATATGCTTTAATGTCTAATTACTGACTTTTTTTGCTGTTTATTACTAGCTCTAGTAGGCCCTACCTTTCCCTAGGACTGTATTGAGCATGAAACCCCAACACGCACAGCTAGATTTCCTCTCTGCCCACCCCCTGCTGTTCCAGTCATCCTCACTATGAAAGAGGTGGTTTCCACActtgcactctctctctcctcactctTCCATgctgacactttttaaaaagttctttgattactgttttttgttttgttttgtttttttgagacagagtttctctctgttgcccaggctggagtgcagtggcacaatctcagctcactgcaacatccacccccaggttaagtgattctcctgccttagcctcctgaatagctgggattacaggcgcctgccaccatgcccagataattttttgtatttttagtagagacgggggtttcactatgttggccaggctggtcttcaactcctgacctcatgaaatttaattgtaaaaggaacaaaaagttCTCCTTCTTTCCCCCATCCCTATCTCCATTCCCAAAAATAACCACTTCtaatcatttctaatttttatttttctagtggtTACCTCCCCAATTCTAAATAATAtgctttaattatttaatatttaattatttaatatccagcctcccaaagtgctggattacaggcatgagccaccgcacccggccttttacCTTTTCACTAAGATCACCTAGCTGCTTCGGTTGGCCAGTGGTTTCTATCAATGCTGACAGAGGAAACCACTGCATTTTTGGAATAAAATCCACTCAGTATTTGCATATTATTCCCTTGACACACCGCCagattctatttgctaatattttatttagaatgatTTATCTATAATCGCAGCAGAAATGGGGTTATCattcctgcttctctctcctcATCAGCTTTGGTATAAAGGTTAGATAAAACTCAGCTGTTAACCCATTTGGTCCTGTTTCTTTTTCCAGATATGGAATCTTACATAATTTTCAAAGCTCATTTAAAGTTATTGATctattcacattttcttcttcatgaCTTTTAGTACACATTTTGCCAAGAAATCATGAatatttcctctaggttttcaaaTCTGTTGCCATACATGTTGCATTGTCTTTGCGTCTTTAAATATTCCTGTACCTGTTAgcctagaacagtggttctcagagCATGGGTCCTGTCCAGCAATGTCAGCACCACCCAGAAATGTACTAGAAATTCAAATTCTCAAGCCTACCCCAGATCTAATGAATCAAAAACTCAGGGGTGGAGCTCAGCAATCTGTGTTGTAAGGAGCCCTGCAGAGGATTCTGATGTGGCTCAAGGTAACAGCTACTGGCTTAGAGGGTATCTGTACATGAGAAACATTCacaaaataaaagggaaaatccACCTCCCAACTCTCACCAGATCATTCCTTCAAATAGGTTGTGGATAACAAGATGTGACTGTGTTACAACAATCAGCAGCGTCACATGGGTCCAGCCaaactgcaaaaaaagaaaaataaacactactTACCAGTTTACCTTGAAAGTAACTTCAAAGAACAATCAGTACCAAATAGAAAATTGCTGAGAAACAGGTAGGAAAAATATCTGCTTTTGTATCTGACTTATTGAAAGTGAACAGGTAAGATCAGGCTTCTGAGAGTAACACTTTGTCCCCCACAGCCCACTAGTGAGTGAGCTCTCCCATGCTCTGAAAGCCTgggtatttttcattttcttagtagTTATTGAACACCTGGAGCACTCACAGAGGAGCTGTTCTCTAGTGAGTCAGGGAATAAGCGGTAGCAAGTGATGTACCAGACAGGACATCTGCGGGCAATGTCTGAAGCTTCAGCTTGTGCTTTCTCTGGAACCCACCTCAGAGTCCTAGTGGAGAGGCTGCTTAAAGTGTAACTTAAGTAACAGTGACTGGGTCTAAGTCAATGTAGAGTCGTTAAACCTAAATGGGCATTCTTCCTTCATGCTCTAGATCCTTACAGATCAGACCATGTTCCTGAGTTTTGATTTGTCACAGAAAGCATGAAAGGCTTGTTGAGTTCCtgaaaaactttatttaaatcaagaattctgacacacacacatgcatttccTTTACCATGTAGAACTGCAGTCGATAATGCTTCTTGACCAGACTCAGTACAAACATGCAGAATCCTagtttgaggtgggaggagaaaagaaaaatgaattatgttCTGCATTTATCTTTGCCCTTCTTTAGCTATGTTAAGTAGTTCTTTGGCTGATTTATTCCCAGCAGCTAACCAGTGCACAATGTCAAAGCCCAGGGGAGGAAAACAGTATCCAGATAAACAGTCACAAGGAAAAAATAACTCCTCCAAAACAGTAAAAGGAAGGCAGTATTTTATA comes from Macaca fascicularis isolate 582-1 chromosome 10, T2T-MFA8v1.1 and encodes:
- the CDS2 gene encoding phosphatidate cytidylyltransferase 2, which translates into the protein MTELRQRVAHEPDAPPEDKESESEAKVDGETASDSESRAESAPLPVSADDTPEVLNRALSNLSSRWKNWWVRGILTLAMIAFFFIIIYLGPMVLMIIVMCVQIKCFHEIITIGYNVYHSYDLPWFRTLSWYFLLCVNYFFYGETVTDYFFTLVQREEPLRILSKYHRFISFTLYLIGFCMFVLSLVKKHYRLQFYMFGWTHVTLLIVVTQSHLVIHNLFEGMIWFIVPISCVICNDIMAYMFGFFFGRTPLIKLSPKKTWEGFIGGFFATVVFGLLLSYVMSGYRCFVCPVEYNNDTNSFTVDCEPSDLFRLQEYNIPGVIQSVIGWKTVRMYPFQIHSIALSTFASLIGPFGGFFASGFKRAFKIKDFANTIPGHGGIMDRFDCQYLMATFVNVYIASFIRGPNPSKLIQQFLTLRPDQQLHIFNTLRSHLIDKGMLTSATEDE